From the genome of Egibacteraceae bacterium, one region includes:
- a CDS encoding SDR family NAD(P)-dependent oxidoreductase, giving the protein MADTITWITGASSGIGAALAASVPYPDARIIDVSRSGPSATPPEGSVIEHLPADLSDPQSWAVVEAHMRAQLADFAGQRAVLVHNAGTIDPIGFAGEVDSAAYRRNVLLNSAAPQALGHGFLTAVKASGFAGEAVVVMLTSGAASSPYEGWTSYSAGKAAVDMWVRAAGAEQDRRGGRTRVLAVAPGVVDTGMQAYMRTMDEADFPQVGKFIDKHESGQLTEPADAAAGIWALLDRDLDNGAITDLRDLS; this is encoded by the coding sequence ATGGCTGACACGATCACCTGGATCACCGGCGCGTCAAGCGGCATCGGCGCAGCGCTGGCCGCGTCCGTGCCCTACCCCGACGCCCGCATCATCGACGTCTCCCGCTCCGGGCCGTCGGCGACCCCGCCCGAGGGCTCGGTCATCGAACACCTGCCCGCCGACCTGTCGGACCCGCAGTCATGGGCGGTCGTCGAGGCGCACATGAGGGCGCAGCTGGCCGACTTCGCCGGGCAGCGCGCGGTGTTGGTGCACAACGCCGGCACGATCGACCCCATCGGGTTCGCCGGCGAGGTCGACTCGGCCGCGTACCGCCGCAACGTGCTGCTGAACTCCGCCGCGCCCCAAGCGCTCGGCCACGGCTTCCTCACCGCTGTCAAGGCGTCCGGCTTCGCCGGCGAGGCCGTCGTGGTCATGCTCACGTCGGGGGCCGCCTCGAGCCCCTACGAGGGCTGGACGAGCTACTCGGCGGGCAAGGCCGCCGTGGACATGTGGGTGCGGGCCGCCGGCGCCGAGCAGGATCGGCGTGGCGGCCGTACGCGCGTCCTGGCGGTGGCCCCCGGGGTGGTCGACACGGGCATGCAGGCGTACATGCGCACGATGGACGAGGCCGACTTCCCGCAGGTGGGAAAGTTCATCGACAAGCACGAGTCCGGCCAGCTCACCGAGCCCGCGGATGCGGCGGCCGGCATCTGGGCGCTGCTCGACCGCGACCTCGACAACGGGGCGATCACCGATCTGCGCGACCTGTCGTGA